The sequence below is a genomic window from Theobroma cacao cultivar B97-61/B2 chromosome 6, Criollo_cocoa_genome_V2, whole genome shotgun sequence.
CTACACCCAACAACAAATATTTGTCACAATCTCGTGCCTGTTAACCAAACTAACGAAGCCCCCACCCCATTTTTCCATGCCGTGACTCGattctttttttgttctgTCTGTCTTTCAAGACCCAATATCTCTCGCCTTTCGTTTTTGGAGgttcttaattcttttcatGGCCCCCCACCCACCTCCTCTTCTCTTCCCTTTAGAACCTCAATACTCTTGAAGCCTTCATTTTCCTTACTTCCTCGTTTGTTTCTTTAAAAGGGTCGTTTGTCTCTCTGTTGgatttctttggttttttcttAGAGGTTTCCTTTTTGCACGGTTTTCCATTCATCAAAAGTGATAGCAAACGAGATGAAGAATGGAACCTTGCATCAATGCTTGGAGGAGATGGAGGAAAAGTTGATTCTCTCTTGAATCTTCCAGCCATCATCGTCACGGTGTTCTGATTGGTACATtacaattatttattttttttactcttaAAAGATTGTAAATGATGTATAGGACCGTATCTTTCATCGATGTAGCATCATAATTTGCTTTAGTTCCAAGGATAGATACCAACCTTGTTTCACGGGTAATAGAGTTCCTCAATCACATGTAATTACTCCTCTGATACGCAGCaactttttgtctttttgttttgattttttttcctttggtaATTGTTAAAGGCTTAAATAAACAACTCTCATCTAAGTACAACTACTTTCCAGCAGGCAAAAGTGCAATCCCTCCTAATTTATCTAGAGGTTCCTTCAATATTGCATCATTCTTTGAAACCGGCTGTTCCATTGTGTTCCTAGTCCACCATCATGGCTACCAAGATCAAAGGGATCTACAAAggattcaaattcatctcccAAATCTTTGGTGAGGCACTTTCTGTCTATTTCTTTGCATATTCTGTGTGTATGCATCTAAGTGTTTGACATATGAATGCATCTGAGCATTTTTCCTGGGTTGCTTTTGTATTTTGTGATGGGTTTTGATTACTTTGGAACTGAGATGGGAAAGGGTATTGTTGTTTGTAGTTGTGAAGGAGCGAGAGATGGAAATTGGGTACCCGACAGATGTTAAACATGTGGCACACATTGGTTGGGATGGCCCTTCTGGCACTGCACCCAGTTGGGTATGTTGTCTAcatttttttgcattttctaTCTATATTTTGATCGAGTATTCAAACACTAAAATTTACATACGCCAAAGCCTGTTGTGTCTCTCCTAATTGTTGCCTTGGTTGAGGCAGATGAATGAATTCAAGACAGGCCCTGATTTCACAGCAACATCCATCGGAAACTCCAGAGGCTCTAATCCTACGGCTCTTTCCACATGGTCCTCTCAAGGCATGTTTTTCTCTCAatttaacttattttcttttgatatagtAAATGAAGAGAACAGTAGGTAAAGCCAAGTGTATAGCTATACTTCTAAATTATGCAATCCTGAAGCATTGTCTGGTATCATGTGGGGAGTTCCTAATAAGACAATAGAAAATAGGGCCCTTTTCACGGGTCAGATTGATAATGTTTTATGCCTCGACTGATTGAAGCTAAATTTCCAAGACATGGAgaaacttttttaaattatttagcTCCCAAGAGGGAGAGTTTGGCTCTTCTGTCACGGGACAAAACATCCATATCAAGGAGAATCTATAAGCTTCTAGTCCTAAGCTAGAGACCATTTCGGTGGTCCCTTGCAATAATTTTACTGCCTCTATAACTCTGGTTTTAAGAAGGATTTTTTGGTAGCACTGTTGACTTAGCTCTTGTCATCTGTCTGAAAGCTGTTCAGCATTTAAGTTTTGATGATATTTGGCCATATGGATATGATGTTAACAGTGACAACTCTTATTTTTACTTGTTCCCTTTTGATAAAGAAGAGAACTTCCTGGAACTGGTTCACTTTTCCATGAAAATTTCTGTTTGGAAAGATGTCTTGGGATTTACCTCTTTGTTTTCTGTCCTGGTTTGGGTGGTTTATGTGACTTCGTGGTTTTTCTCTGTTAGAATTTGCAACACACTTTGATCATTCTTCATAGAAGTATCAACAGTCATTTACTAAATATATTGTGATCTGGTAATAACACTGTTAACTTAATATAACATTCTGATCATGTCTTTCATTGGTTTGTAACAGATTTTGAACAATCACTGGGATGCGAACCTGCAACACAGATGATAAGAGACCTGTCTTCTGCAGATCTTCCAAATATTCCCAAGAAACAAAAACGGAAAAAGAAGACGACTTCCTCTCCCAAGTCTTCCTCAAAATCTTCGCGAACATCAAAGACCAAGGCTATATACACACAATTGGGATCATCAACAGGCCTTGAAACTTAGAGATCATCATGCAAGATTTGTGGCTTTTGGTTTTCAACTGATTAAAAATCAACACGCACAGACAAGATTGCAGAAGTTCCTTTCAATACTCAAGATATTCATGAAGACGGACAAAAAAATGTAGGAATTTGAGCAAAGCTTGTGTAAATTAGaattcatatttaatttacagAAGGGTAAAAGTACATTAGGTAGGGTTGATAACATGAACAAAAAGGAATGATCGATATCCAGGGATGAGACTTATCTATAGAGCCAGAAGCAAATTTTTGGTTTACAACAAGGAATAATCATGCAGGGGCGTTGTGTTGTAGTTGTGTTGGTGGAAAGTTTTGCTGATTCAGATAATTGGACTCGAACAAGTTTGTAAAGGAATCTAATCTTTTTCCTTGTTACTTATGGATGAAACGATAGATTATCTTCAGGAATCTTGCTGCTGGAAAGGATCCCATAAACGAGAAGATGCTTATGTTCAGGTCCATCAAATGGTTGCAGTCCATGTTTTACCATGGGAATCCATGAGTCTTTTGATGTAATTCCCTGTCAGGAAtaatataattccaaaaaCCACAATATAAACCTtcttctaatttgattaatgcATTTGCTTAaggaaacaaaatcaacataaaccTTCTTTTTTTCCGAATTAGCACCCTGTTTATACGTTTTGTCTagtaaaattacaaaaatatctTTACGGGAAAATAAATAGGTTAACTTTGAATTGAaggtattttgattatttttttggacAAAATTAGTTGTCTATCCTGTACTATttgggaaaaaagaaagaaactacAAAGCATAgtgtaaaataattaaaatcacaaaaaatgTAAGAGTTTACCTAAATTTTAGTATGAAAGTTAGAAGAGAGAGGAAAACGATTTGAAAAATTGTCAAAGTAATGGTTTATGAGTCATTTACTAAATACTAGAATTACAGCTTTCAAATGGCAGCCAATTGCATCCCTTCCAAATACATCGCAAACTTAAAGGAGGAGGTTTCAGGCTTGACTAATTCTACATTAATTCTGACAGCAGCATCCAATATTTCGGTTCAACTTTTCCTCCATTCTCTTTCTTAGCAATCTCTCCCTCTGTTCTCTTCTCTGCCTTATGCACTGACGCCTGCAATTTCATTGGTAGAATCCAGTGTTACAAACAGTTTCCATTAGAGCTTCAAGTAGTTTTTGTGTGATCAAGATTAAGTAATTGCTAGGAGATTCAATGTTCTATCTCTGAGTTTCTGTCAGAGTAAGGAAGACATGAAATTGTCATGGAAAGTATTAGGCTTCATGTTGTTTCAGTTTTGTTCCAcaagtcatttttgtttagcCCAAGATTATGATACCGAGGCACAACCTACGCTTCCCGAGGGGCAAGAAAATTGTAATGGGATTTTCGTTTCCTACAATTTCATCTCTAGAACAAAAGAATATCCGCATGTGAAGAATGCAACAGCTCAAGCCTGGGCGTTCAAAGCCACAGCCACGATAATGAACACAGGAACATACGTGCTACAGGCCTGGAAGATATTCATTGGGTTTCAATACAAGGAGATACTAGTTTCAGCAGGTGGAGCAGTTTTAACGAATGGTGGGGATTTTCCAGCTGCTGTTGGCAATGGAACTTTCATCTCAGGATACCCTCAGTCTGATCTCGAAACATCCATTGACACAGCCGGTGATTTTAACCAAATTCAAGCGCAAATTGAATTGAGTGGCACGCAGTTTGGTCTGAGACCACCTAGGATCCCAATGCCTAAAACAATAAAACTTGTAAACGATGGATACAAATGTCCAGCACCTACTCATCGCAGTGAGTACTTAAAAGTCCtccttttgtctttctttcaATACTTTCCCTTCGCTTTCTGAGgcataacaataaaaaagttCGTGTTGTTCATCGACAGAGACCGCAATGTACGTATGTTGTGTTAGGAACCCAAAGTGTAAGGCTAAAGACCTCAAAACAAAGTTCTTGCCACGCCAGAAAGGTGACCTTTCGATTTCTTATGATGTTACTCAAGCCTACGGAAACAACTACCTTGCTCAGGTGACGATGGAGAACAGTAACCCTTTGGGTCGTCTTTATCATTGGAACTTGACTTGGGAGTGGATGAGAGGGGAATTCATATACTCAATGAAAGGAGCTTATGTGCGGGAAGTAGACACGGCAGGCTGTATAAATGGTCTTGCTGGGCAGTACTACCAAGAAATGGATTTTTCTAGTGTTTTGAACTGCCAGAAGAAtcctattattttttacttgcCTGCGGAGAGAGCAAATGACACCGAGTTGGGAAAGATACCGTATTGCTGCAGAAATGGTACCCTTTTGCCAGAAACCATGGATGGAAGCAAATCCAAGTCGGTTTTCCAAGTGCAAGTTTTCAAGCTTCCACCTGATTTGAACAGAACAGCTATATATCCTCCTCAAAAGTGGAAAATTGTAGGGGTTCTTAACCCAGATTACAAATGTGGACCTCCTATAAGAGTGGATCCTACCCAGTTCCCTGATCCGAGTGGACTTCAAGCTACAAAAGATGCGCTTGCAAGCTGGCAAGTGGTTTGTAACATCTCGAGGCCGACCGAAGGCAATTTTAAATGTTGTGTTTCCTTCTCTGCTTATTACGACGAGTCCGTCATACCTTGCGACACTTGTGCCTGCGGCTGTGAAGATACAGAAAAATGCAATCCGAAGAAACCGGCCATGCTTCTTCCTGCTGAGGCCCTTCTTGTTCCCTTTGCAAACAGGTCAGCAAAAGCCAGAGCTTGGGCAGCACTTAAGCATTTTCCAGTCCCCAAGCCATTGCCTTGTAGCGACAATTGTGGAGTTAGCATAAATTGGCACGTCACTTCGGATTACAACCATGGATGGGCGGCTCGAATCACCCTTTCAACTGGGAAAGAATCAACTTTGAAAACTGGTTCACAGCAATTCAGTTTAAGAAAGCTGGTAGTGGTTACGAAAAGCTCTACTCTTTCAATGGAACGTTACTGACAAAATTCAACAACACAATCTTCATCCAAGGCCTACCAGGTTTGAATTATTTGATGGGAGAGGTGAATGGTTCAAACCCAAAAACAGATCCAAATGTGCCAGGAAAACAGCAATCTGTCATTTCCTTTAGAAAGAAGCGCAAACAGGGGATCAATATAGCAGAAGGAGATGGATTTCCTTCAAGGGTCTTTTTCAATGGGGAAgagtgtgcactccctacacgtcTTCCAATTGGAAGTGGAAATCGATGCAGATTACATTTGGTGTTAGTACTTCTTTTCACAATTATGAGCCTCTTGTTTATAGAAATTCACAACTGAAGGAATGAggttttccattttttcaaTTAGAATCACTCTTTAGGGAGACAGACAGTTCAACTCCATTACAGACAGAAGCTAGAGTTAACAGTAAACATTTCatggttcaaatttttacTAAAGTTTCATGATTCATATCATTTCCATCGACTTCAGCTGATACAGAAGAGAACGGCATGGGGATGGGCATTAGTAATTGGTTGGCCTCGGCCCTTGTTTGGCTCTTGAACTTGCAAGTTTCTGACCAAGTCCTTTTGTTGGGCTGTTTAAGCTTTGGAGCTAAGGTCATTTCCTGACAGAAGGCCCAAACCAGAAGAGTCCTATGAAACCCCATGTAAGGCCCATTTTAGTACGTTTTTCTACAATCATTTTCAACTGAAACAAAAATTAGTTCTAAAACATTTTCTCGGCAATCAAACAGGTTAGCAATCCTTGATAGATTAAATACTACTCTCCAAAAGTTGAAGTCCGATGGATGCCTCTGATTACAAACAGCACCAGCTTCCTCTGCAGTAATGAGGAACAATGAAGAGATCAGTCagttttggagaaaaaaaCCCGGGCGAACATTCTGCCAGTAATAGAAACATTGGAAAAGGGGTTACCAGGCAGACCTTCTCGTGGAAAACACTCTCAACAGGGAAAAAGCTTTTTGGCTACCATGTTGTGGCTTAAATTAGCTAGGCCTGCATAGTGATAGTTCTATATTTAGCACGAGAGGAACTTTTCAAAAGTGTTAGGTGTAAATTAAAGTCAACCAATAACAGCCTGTTTAATCAGACCGTAGTTAGTGAATGACATTAGAGCTCGTCTCAACTACTTAACAAAAAGTTGTCTCCATTTCAGCAAGCAAGATTCTTTGCTAGAAATAGTCCCTTGCAACTAAATAATTTATGTACAACTATTCACTTAACGTCATGAACATGGTAATTCatgtattatatattttttgaatgtttattaatatatttagttgtatatgtttgaatttatataaattttattatatcatctatctttaattaatttaaaataatagaTTTGACGTCACATTcatataattttacttttaatgaATATTCTTTTGAAACTTCATGatatcatattaaaaaataaaagtgacggtccaaacaaaaacaaataaaaacaaaattctaaCCGGCCTTTCTACGTAATTAATGTGttttaaagttcttgcatTGCTTTCATCTCAATTGCAAGAGAAAAAACCACCACTTATAAGACAATTAAATATTGCAAATTTTTGGTAATAATACTAGCCTCGGGCATGTCCACTTTGATATTAACAATCCCCAATGTTCACCATTTTCCACCAATTTTATATGAAGCATTCGCCAAATCGTTAATCATCTTCatcgtttcaccttaatttaAACTACAACTAGATCAAAAACTCATGATCTTCCGTTCGATATACAGAAAAAGAGGTCATGGGAAAATGGAAAATCTGCTGTGGAGTCACAGCGATTTTGTTCATCATTGTCGTAGTGGTTTTCGTTATCTTGACCTTCACCCTCTTTAAACCCAAAGACCCCAAAATCACCCCTCAATCTGTTAGCCTAAAAAGCATTGATTTGGTGGTTTTCCCGGTGATCAAGGGGAATGTTTCATTGGGATTAGTGGTCACTGTTGATAATCCAAATTATGGAGGCTTTAAGTACATGAACAGCACTGCTTATGTAAATTATCGTGGGAATCTAGTCGGCGAAGCTTCTATTGAAAGCGACTCGATCCCTGCTCGAGCAAAGCATAACATGAGCACAACAGTGATAATCTTTGCAGACAGGTTGGCCACCGATCCTAATTTCCTGACAGATTTTCTTGGTGGGGTTCTCAATTTTACTTCATCGACAATCCTGCACGGGACAGTCAGGGTGTTGAACCTCCTTAAGTTGAAAGCTTCAAGTAGCAGCAGCTGCAACATCTCTATCTTGGTCCCAACGGAGAGCGTCGATTCCGTTTGCAAAGCCAAAATCAGGTTGTAAGTGTCCCCCAAAAGAACTTGGTTAGTTCGTACGCACTGGGATACATTTATTCTGAAAGAATTAATACCAGAAATCAAAGTTGTTGATTCATCAAAATTGCTTGTCATTGTAATAAAGGAAGTTGGTGGTGTTGCTTTCAATAATCATTATTAAGCAATACTTGAGAGTATTGATTGAGTATGGTGaaacatttattttgaaacaattaTCACTTCCAACCTCCAAACTGGCGCATTTAGGTTCTTGCCTTCGCTACTGCCCTAGGGGATGAGCTTCAAGGATTTGAATAACAATATGATGTACTAGTGAAATTCCAAAGATTCGGGGGCTAACtaataaatattcatcaaaCCCGTAGCACAGGGCGCCCTTAACTGGTTGTGAGGGGAGGGATTGTTAGCATCCTCAAATTGGGTGTGAAGAATTCATTATCTTCATTACAGGAAACCAAACGTTTAGCCCACGAATGACCTCTGGTGAAGCTAATGAATAGAGCTTGAGGGAGATCATAAATGGAGATTTCAGGGTAGGGTAGTATGGACATTGAAAACTCAGACAAGTTTTTGTTTTCGTCAATAAATATCCTGCAGGCTGCAGTGCTAGCTCACCAACAgcacttcattttttttaaaccttcatcttttctttctttttcttttccgtCCCAACTTTCAAGAAAGAGCTctgaaatatttgaaaactATGCTTCTTCTTTCAGCTGCTGGTACGCTATCGTTTTTGGTTAGGGAAACATTTCACCCCAGGGTCAAAAACCTTCACACACACCCCCAGGAAAGGGGTTCAAAAATGGACTTGAATATTAACTTTGAACTGAAATACATGCATGTAAGGATCCCCTTGATTCACTGTCCATGTCTGATCAATCAGGAGGAGGACAAATGGAGAGGAATGGGGGCCATGCATGGAATTAAATGTATCACCATACGTATGGATAAAGATTGTTCGTTTCATCGATCGGAAGACAGCATGAGCTCAAGAATTAATGATTGataaaaacatcaaaatcagCTCATTGTTCTTGAAAACATGAGGACCGATGCATtatataacaaattaaaaaaaaaaaggaaaaaaaaaactaaggaCAGGGTCTTTCCCCTCAAAAAAGAAGAGGCTGGTCTGATAATGGGTCACGTTTGAAGCCAGGCCGGTATAGTGGAAGGGAGGATGGGGAGACCATGCTACATTCCAAGATCTCGTGTGGGGACTGAGATTATACCCAGCTAACTAGCCCATTACTTCACTATGTTATGAATCAATATATgccacaaaaataaatatagtagGACTTTGCTTTCATACGAGGCAATAGGAGGTTTATTGATCTATCATATTTGAAAGTGATATATCGTACAAGAAACAATTTGTACCAATGATAACAACACTATGGGTGCTCATGTGCGTTTTGATTATCacccaaaaatgaaaaggaaggTCGAGAGAGAGCACTGTGTCTTTTCTTGGGTCAACCTGCATAAATGCCATGTTTTACCCATGCATCTATATATTATCATCTTTTGCAATTTTCCTAGACGTTGATTGGTTGATAATTCTTGACCCTGTCTGAGGCTTATGGTGATGATGAATTAGCAGATCATAATATTGTATTATTCCAAGGTGTGGATGCATGCATTGAATAATTTTACGGCAGAATTTTTGAGAGGTTCATCGCCCTATTCATTCCATATTCGTTGCTAACAATCATTGAACAAGACCCACTTGCAAAGTAATGTTCCCATAACGTCTCTTTCCCTGCCCCCAGCCAAAAGGATTAATTACACAAAagatattatttctttttattttacacAAAAGATGCAACTTGTTTTGCTCGAAAAGTatagtttttattaataaaaattaatagagtACGGATGATTCTAACTAAATAGTTCTTAACATCGAAAACATGACATAACCAACAAAGCTTATAAAGCAGAATCAAAGCACGACTCGTGGCTCTCCGAAACACATCCTGAAAATAAGATAACTCAAAAcaaatcaagagaaaaataaattcacattAACTAATTCATTACCGAtaataaatctcatttttttaccaattttgataaatcatataatcatatgttatttgttttacgtgaaaattttttattcgtctttatatctatatatatttctccatatgtatatatatatatatac
It includes:
- the LOC18597105 gene encoding uncharacterized protein LOC18597105, which encodes MGKWKICCGVTAILFIIVVVVFVILTFTLFKPKDPKITPQSVSLKSIDLVVFPVIKGNVSLGLVVTVDNPNYGGFKYMNSTAYVNYRGNLVGEASIESDSIPARAKHNMSTTVIIFADRLATDPNFLTDFLGGVLNFTSSTILHGTVRVLNLLKLKASSSSSCNISILVPTESVDSVCKAKIRL
- the LOC18597103 gene encoding CRIB domain-containing protein RIC10 → MATKIKGIYKGFKFISQIFVVKEREMEIGYPTDVKHVAHIGWDGPSGTAPSWMNEFKTGPDFTATSIGNSRGSNPTALSTWSSQDFEQSLGCEPATQMIRDLSSADLPNIPKKQKRKKKTTSSPKSSSKSSRTSKTKAIYTQLGSSTGLET